The Natrinema caseinilyticum genomic sequence CGACGACGGCCGCGCATCCGTGTCACCCCGAACGGGTCTCGGTTCGGCGGATCGAGGTCCGGGTCGACCGGCCGACTAGTCGAGCAGTTCCGCGGCTTCTTCGGCGTCCATCACGCCCTGTGCCACCGCGTTCAGCACGCGGATGATTTCCTCGTCCGGGCCGGTCTCAGTCGCGTCGTCGCCGACCTCGTCGAGGGTGACTTTCTCGGATCGACCGGCGAATTCGGCGAAGTCGACTCCCTCGGCGAGCGCCGTCTCCTTCTTGACGCGGTAGTTACCGCCGTCGGTGACGTGGAGATCGGCGGGATGGAAGAAGTACCAGTCCTCGCGGTCGAAGCGGACGCCGATCCGGGGTTTCGCGCCGAAATTCTGCGCGAAGTAGATCAGCGCTTCGACCTCTTCGCCGGTGAGATAGATGGGGTCGCCGGAACTCGATTTCGCCTCGATCGCGTAGAACCGCTCGCCGTCGCCCGCGAGGACGTCCGGGAGTTCCCGTTCGGTCGCGGAACCGCTCGCGGGCGCACGCATCACAGCGAAACCGGCCTCGTCGAGCGCGTTGACGAGTTCGCGTTCGCGGCGGTCGCCCTTCGCCTGGGACATACCCGTTTCTCTCCTCCGGCCGATAATAAAAGAACGGACCCGAACCGCCGACGCCGTCCGTGCGGACGTCAGATCAGAACGGAAGTGACATTGCAGTGATGAGACCGACGGTATCGGCCAGGAGCGACGTCGACTGTTCTGCCGTCTCGAGGTCGTACTCGAGGGCGATATACACCAGGCCGAACTGGACGCCGTTGAAGACGGCGTGGGCGGCGATCGGGACCAGCAGGTTGTCCGTTTTCGCGTAGAGGAATCCGAAAATGGCGGCGCCGCCCATGACGACGGCGACCGGGACGGCGGTCGCGAGCAGCGACTCCGAGAGCGCGGCGTAAACCGGGAAGTGTATCAGGCCGAAGATGACGCTCGCGATGGCGACCGCCTCTAACCGTGAGAAGGCATCGTAGAGCCGTTTCTGGACGACGTTCCGGTAGAGAAACTCTTCGGCGGGCGCGTTGAAGACGAAGACGATGGCGATCATGACGAGGATCATCGTCTGGTCGTTCCCGATGTAGGTCGAGACCTGGTTCTCCGCGGACGGCAGCGAGAGGAACTGGACGACCAGACTGATCAGGATGTAAAACGCGATCCCGCCACCGATGCCGGCGAGAACGTAGCGCCACTCCCTTCTCGTCGGCCAGCGGAGATCGACGTACGACCAGCCCCGACCAGTGACGGCAAGATAGATGCCACCGGCGACGAAGAACCCGACGAATCCGAGGATCAACACGGCCGCGCGACTCGCGATCGACGTCTCCGTCGGTGCGGTCGCGAGGGCGGGATCGAGCAGGAACGCCGGCAGGGTCGTCACTTGCTGGGCAACGATGCCGAAGATTGCCAGTCCGACGGCGACGAGCGTCGAGTGGATCGGCCCATCGGTCCGGCGACGTGTAAACGCGGCCATAGAGACGATACGGACAGCGGGCCCTTGGGCGTTCCCGTCCGGTGCGCCCGGTTCGGCCCGCCGCGTTCGATCTCGGTGCCATCCCGTCCGCGGCCCCGGACAGTCTGTCTCGGTGCCGTTCAGTCCGCGGGCGTCGGCTGTTCGGTCTCGAACAATTGCGCCAACAGCCGCTGCTGTCCGACTCGCAGGTGGCGATTGACCGTCGGCTGAGTCACCTCGAGCATGTCGGCGATCTCCTCGCCGGTGCTCTCGCGTGGCCAGTCGAAAAACCCGGCGAAGTAGGCCGTCCGCAGCACCTCGAGTTGTCGATCGGTCAGCACGTCGAACAGCGACGTCACGAGTTCGCTTCGGGTCCCCATGGACCGTTCGACGTGGCGGCGGGCCTGCAACTCGACGGACGCGTACTGCTCTCGGAGCATCTCGACGAACTCGCGGACGTCGGTCCCCGTGGGGACGTCGACGGCGACCTCCAGTCGCTCGCCGTCGGCGTGCATCGAACGCGGACTGCCGCCGTGACGGACCAGCCGCGAAGCGATCGTATCGCCCGCGACGGTCGCCTCGAAGCGGCAGTCGCCGTCGGCATCGCTGATCAGTCTGTACTCCGTGACGGAAACGATATCGTCGAGGGCGGTGCGGACGTCCTCGGACGGGACGCCGCTGGTTTCGAAGAACAGCAGCGTCTCGTCGCCGGTGTGGGTTCCGAGGCCGTCGTACGTGACGCGAGCGCCGGTCTTCGACGCGATTCGGGAGAGCAAGTCGGCCGAGCCGTCGATTCGAAGCGTCAGTTCGAGCAGGGTCTCCGCGTGTAGCGCTTCGCGCGTTTTCACCTCCGTAATCGCGTTCGCAATCCCCTCCCCGAGTTCCGTCACGACGGTCTGCTCGAGGTCGGCGAACGCGTCCGGATCGTCGGCGTACACGGTGAGCACGCCGTAGGAGTACTCGGCGTGCGAGAGCGGGACGCTGATGACGGACTGGAACCCCCGATCAAGCGCGTCGCGCCGCCAGGGATCGTTCTGCAGGCCCTCGACGACGTTCGAAACGACCGTCGGCGTTTCCGTTCGTGCGGTCCGGACGGCCGGCTCGGACGACGCGTCGTACGACAGCGAGACGTCGCCCAGGTACTCCTGGCCGTCGCCGGCCCAGGTGCGAGGCTCGAGTTGCGTGCCGCTCGCGTCGAGCGAGCCGATCCAGGCGAACGCGATGTCGTCGGCCTCGACCAGCCGTTCGGGAACCGTGCGTTCGATCTCCTCCCGGTTGTCGGCACCGATGAGCAACTGGTCGATCCGCCTGATGAGCTCCGTGGTCGCGATCTGGCGGTTGAGACGGCGGTTTCGTTCCTCGAGTTCGACTTCCCGTTCGCGGAGGCTGGCCTCGCTTTCGAGGCGGTCGAGCGCGGCTTCCGTCGTCGCGACGAGCGTCTCGATCAGCCGCCTGGCCTCGGCGCCGATCGGTCCCCTCCCCGACGCGACCGTGAAGACGCCGTGATCGCCGATCGGGACGACGACGCCGCTTTCGACGTCGGAACCAAACACTCGCGAACGGTCGAACGACGCCGGTTCGTCGACCACCGTCCCCGCCCCCGTCACGTAGGTGTTCCAGAGGACCGAATCGGCGTCGCCGACGGCGACCGACGGCGCACCGTCACTGAGGGTCTCGAACCCGTCGGTGTACGCGACCGGATCCAGCCGGTTTACGTCCGAATCGAGCCGGTAGACGGCGACGCCCGACGCCTCGAGAATGTCGGTCGCGGTTTCGACGACCAGTTCCGCGACCTCTCGTTCGGAGTCGGAGCCGAGCAGATCCCGCGCGACGCGGTGGAGCGTCTCGAGTGCCAGTTCGCGTTCCTTGTGCGCGGTGATATCCTGAACCGTCCCGCGTATTCCGACGACTTCGTCGGTACCTGAGGACGTCCGGCTACACGGGAGGCGCCGGCCCTCGTCGTCCAGTACGAGGGGCTCACCGATGGATCTCACCCACCGCTCGTCACCCCGTGTCGTCCGCAAACGGTGTTCAATCTCGTAGCTCTCGCCGTCCTCCAGGGCCGATTCGACGACCTCGTGGACGGCCGGTTGGTCGTCGGGGTGGGTAAGCGAGAACGCCCGATCGAAATCGACGTCCTCGTCCGGCCCAAATTCGAACAGCCGACGCAACCCGTCCGTCAACGTCACGGTTCGCGAGTCGCCGCTTTCGTCGAGTTCCCAGCCGCCCATGCCGGCGAGGCGTTCTGCCTGCCTGAGCAATTCGGTCGTCCGCTCGAGATCGCGTTCGTGTTCCTTGCGCTGGCTGATGTCGTTGTTGATCCCCACCATCCGCCTGCCTCCGTCGGCGTCGACGACCCGACCGCGGGCCCCGACCCAGACCCAGTGCCCGTCTTCGTGTCGCAACCGGAACTCCGTCTGGAACAGTTCGTCGTTCTCGATGTTCCGGGTGACCGTTTCCACCACGCGGGAGACGTCGTCCGGATGGACCCGGCTTTTGAAAGCCTCCCACGTTCCGCCGAACGACCCGGGGTCGAGCCCCAGCAGCCCCTCGTACGTCTCGTTCCAGGTGACCGCGTCGGTCTCTAGATCCCACTCCCAGACGCCGGTGTTCGTCCCTTCCAGTGCCAGTTCGAGACGGCGTTTCGTCTCGCGGAGGTCGCGCTCGCGTTCTTTCCGCTCCGTGATGTCGCGGCTGATCGCGATGAAGCGGTTTTCGTTCTCGAGTTCGATACAGATCAGGTGGATTTCGACTGGAAACGTCGACCCGTCGCGACGCTGATACGTACCCTCGAATTTCCGCCGGTCGCCGACCGACAGGTCCTCGAGCATGGCCAGCACCTCATCGGCGTCGAACAGGGTGTCGTATTCCCAGATGCTCGTCCCGACCAGTTCGTCCGCAGCGTATCCCAGTTCGTCCGCCAGTCGGCGGTTCGCGTCGACGATCGTTCCCTCGGTATCGAGGACGTCGATCATATCGGGGGAGTTTTCGAACAGCGCCTCGAGCCGTGCGCTCGTCGTTTTCAGTCGGCGTTCGCGCTCCTTGCGCTCGGTAACGTTGCGAGCGACGCCCGCAGTCCCGGTGAATTCGCCGTTTGCCGACGGCAACACCGCCATGTGATTTTCCACGTCGATCACCGTGCCATCCTCGGTCTCGATCACCATCTCGAACGTCTCCGAGGGGACGTCGGCGCGGAGTAACTCTCGAATCCGGTCCTGGGCGGTCTCGATGTCGTCCTGGACCATGACCTTGGAGACGTGTTCGCCGATCAGTTCCTCGGGTTCGTAGCCCACGACTGACGTGACCGCGTCGTTCAGGAAGGTGAAGCAGCCGTCAGCGTCTATCGTGTACACGAGTTCGTCGAGCGTCTGAATGATCGTCTCGGCGCGCTCGAGTTCGCGTTCGCGCTCCTTGCGCTCCGTGATGTCCTGAAACGCCCCGCACAGTCTGACGGTCTCTCCGTCGTCGGACGGTTCGTGACCTCCCTCGCCGCCCTCACAGAGCGGTTCGCCGATGGTCCGAATCCATCGCAGATCGCCGTCGGTCGTGACGATGCGCAGTTCCAGATCGAACGGCTCACCGTCCTCGAGCCCGCGTTCGACTGCCTCGCGGACCGTCGGACGGTCGTCCGGATGGTAGAACTCGATCGCCCGTTCGACGTCGATCTCTTCGTCGGGCGAGACGCCGTGGATCCGCCGGACCTCGTCGGACCACCGGAGGTCGGACGGCTCCTCGGACACGTCGAGTTCCCAGGCGCCGACCTTCGCCAACCGCTGGGCTTGCTCGAACATGGTCTTCGTCCGCGCGAGGTGCGTCTCGCGCTCGCGGAGGCGGCGTTGTTTCTCCTTGCGTTCCGTGATGTCCCGACCGATCCCGACTTCGACCGGATTCTCGTCCGGATCCTCGAGGACCGACGCGATGAACTCGTAGGGAATCCGGTCGCCCGATTTCGTTCGCAACTTCGCTTCGACGCGGGTATCGCCGGTCTCGAAGGCATCCTCGAACGAATCACGGATCGCCGGTCTGGTTTCCTCGTCGAAGAACTCGAGTGCGCGCATCGACTCGATCTCCGCGTCCGTATACCCCGACACATCGACCAGCGTCTCGTTCCAGCGCTGGAAGTACCCGTCGTCGTCGATGATGTAGAACACGTCGTCCACCGCATCCAGTACGTCGTTCGTAAACGCCTCGTAGCGCTCGAGGCGCCGCTCTTTCGCCTGCTGTTCGCTGACGTCCCGGCCGACGCCGGCGATGACCCGATCTCCGGCCGGCGTCTCGAGAGACGACCCGAAGAACTGGTAGGGAATCCGCTCGCCGTCGCTGGTGACGAGCGGGACGTCGATGTGCGCGTCTCCGGTCTCGAAAACCTCGGTGATCGCGTCCATCACCCGTTCGTGCTCCGGCTCGTCGAAGAAATCCAGGGCGTGCATCGACTCGACTTCGTCGTCGGTGTACCCGGTCGCCTCACACAGGCTCTCGTTCCAGCGACACACCTCGCCGGTTTCGTCGAGCAGGTACACGACGTCGTCGACGGCGTCTAACATATCGTCGGTGAACGCGTGGGCGCGCTCGAGTCGGCGCTCCCGTTCGCGTATTCGCTCGACGTGAGCGTGCCGTTCGCAGGTCTGGCTTATGCAGCGGCTCATCAGGTCGACGAACGCCGTTTCGTCCGGCGTGAACGGCTCGTCTCGCGGTCGGTGGCTCACGAAACAGAGCGTCCCGTAGGGATCGCCTTCGACGAGGATCTTCCCGCCGACGTAACTGCGGACGTCGAACTCGACGTCGGAAAACTGGTCGTCAGTGCCCGGGTCCCCGACGTCGGAGACCGCCAGTACGTCGTCCGACGTGACGACCTCCTGGCAATGGATGTGCGACAGGTCCATCGTCGTTCCCTCCAGATCGGCGTGGCGCCCGACGGCCGCCTCGACTTCGGCGCGCTCGGCCGAGTCGTCGATCCGAGAAACGATCCCGGTGTCGGCCCCCAGTCGATCACGGCCGAGCTCGAGCAGCCGGCGGATCTTCGTCTCGGTCTGCAGCGTCGGATCGGTCGTAATTCGGTGCAGGTCCCGCCGATAGCGCTCGTTCCGTGCCCGCCGGCAGTCGCGTTCGCGCACGGCGTCCGCCAGATCGTCGACCACCTCCGACAGCTGGCCGACCTCGTCGTCCCGATCGATGGTGAAGTCGATCGGTTCCTCGACGTCGGCGCGTCGGTCGCCGTCAGCCGGCGACTCGGCGGTTTCTGGTGCGGGTATCGGAGCATCTCCGCGGACCCGATCCACGAACCGTCGAAGGTCGCCGGTGAGCGCCTCGATATCGTTCGCTCGACCGGACCCGCTTCGGGCGGCGAGGCCGAGCAGGATCACTTCGGCTCCCGGTTTCGACGCCTCCCCCGCAGCAGCGATGCGCTCGAGTAGCACTTCACCGACGATTTCGAGCGGGCCGGCGAGTGCACTCAGGAGCCCGACCGCACTCGAGAGGATGGCGACAGTCTCAGCTGTGGCACCTGCGAGCGGTATTGCGTGGGCCACGGCAGTGAACATAGCCCCCGTACGAACCGAGCGGCAATGATACGTGTGGTTATGTTCTAGACACGGTCCGTGGAAGTCACGCTCGTTTCGACCGCCCCTCACGAACCGAGATTCGAGGCCACGAGTTCGGTACCGGCCAGTCCCGAACCGACCAGGACGGACGCGGGCTCTCGGTTTCGGAAGACACTATACACGTAGTGTCGCCACGTGAACCGAGATTACGCATATAACGGGTAGGCCGATACCGTCCGGTCACTTCGGACCAACTAGCATGACCAGCACCACACTAGATTACCACCACGATTCGATCAGTCTCCGGGTTATCGACGCTATCGCGAACGCGACGAATACCGACCCACACGAGCTCGATCCGCTGTACTACGTCGTTGACCCCGAAGCGCTCGATCAACTGTTTCAGTCCGACACGAGCACCTCCGTTCGCGTCGAATTCGAGTACGACGGCAGGCTGGTCGAAGTTCGAAGTGACGGCACCGTCGCGGTCGATGGAACGGTCCACGGACGAGCGTAAGCGACGAGCACTCGAAACGCGTTCAGTTCCGACCGCTCTCGCAGTCCGCAAACGCCACGTCAGCCCCGCCCGCCTCGAGCGTCACCGAGGTCATCGAACGACAGCGATCCGAACCCGATACTGGCCCCTATGCTGATCCCGCCACCGGCGTCGACACGGACAGAACGGACACCACCTGCGGAACTCCGCCTCCTCGCAGTCGCGACCGGACGGCGTCGCGACCACCTCGAAACCACACTCGAGGACGCCGGTTTCGGGGACGACGACTCCCCTCGATCCCTCGAGACGACGGCGACCCTGGCGGACGCACGAACTCGATTCGGAGAGATCGACTGTCTCGTCGTTGCACCGCCGACGGCGCCGATCGACGAAGACGCGCCCGAAGCCGAGTCGGCCTCCCGAGACGAGCGGGGAGACGGCGACGAACCCGTCGCGGAGCTCCTCGAGAGCATCAGGGCGAGCGCCCCCGATCTTCCGATTATCGTCCTCGCGAACGAACGGAGCCCCGAACTCGCGGACGCGGTTCGATCTCACGACTTGACCGCCGTTCTCGAACGCGACGACGTCTCCGACCACCTCGAGCGCCGCGCACGGGATCTCGTCGAACACCGCCGGTTGGCCGCGCTGACGCGGCGGACGCTCGCTGGCCTCGAGTTCACGGGCGGCGCGATCGCCATCGTCGGGCCCGACGGCCGGATCCAGTTCGCGAGTCGCGTGTTCGCGATGCAATTTGGCTACGATCGGGACTCGCTCCCCGGGCTGCCCTGGCGAGATCTGTTCACGGACGCGGCCGTCGCCCACCTCGAATCGACGGCGATCCCGACCGTCGCGGAGGGGTGGCGATGGACCGGCAACAGCACGGGCCGTCGAAAAACGGGGTCGACGTTTCCCGCCCAGCTCAGCGTCGACGGGCTGGAAGACGGAAGCCTCATTTTCGTCGTCACCGAGTCGGCCGGTGACGACAGCGAACGCTGACCGTCGTCGGGTTCGGGACCCGTGGCCTCGGCGTCGGTCTAGGTCCCGTGGTCCCAGCTTCCCATGTAGTCGCGCTGGGCGTCGGTCAGCGAATCGAAGTCGACGCCCTCGGCCTCGAGTTTGATCTCGGCGATCTCTTTGTCGAGTTCGTCGGGGACGTCGTAGACGCCCGACTCGTAGATGTCGCCGTTTTCGAGCAGTTCACGGACGCAGACGGCCTGGACGCCGAAGGACTGGTCCATCACCTCGACCGGGTGACCGAGCGAGACGGGGGCGGCCAGATTGACGAGTCTGCCTTCGGCGATGACGTTCAAGCGGCGACCGTCCGCCAGTTCGTAGGCCTCGACGCCCTCGCGGGCCTCGTAGCGGTCCACGGCGAGGTCGTCGAGCGCCTCGAGATCGATTTCGATGTCGAAGTGACCGGCGTTCGCCAGCAGGACGCCGTCTTTCATCTTCTCGAAGTGCTCCGCGACGATGACGTCGCGGTTGCCCGTCGTCGTCAGGAACACGTCGCCGATCTCGGCGGCCTCGTCCATCGGCATGACGTCGTAGCCCTCCATGTGTGCCTCGAGCGCGCGACGGGGCTCGACTTCGGTGACGACGACGTTCGCGTTCTGGCCCGCCGCCTTCTTCGCGACGCCTTTCCCGCAGTAGCCGTAGCCGGCGACGACGACGTTCTTCCCGGCCCACGACAGATTCGTCGTCATGGCGATCGACGCCAGCGACGACTCGCCGGTGCCGTGGACGTTGTCGAACAGGCGTTTCATCGGGGTGTCGTTGACCGCGAAGACGGGGTACTCGAGCGCGCCGTCGTCGTCCATCGCGCGCAGGCGGTGGACGCCGGTAGTCGTCTCCTCCGCACCGCCGATGATACCGTCGATCAACTCGGGATAGTCCTCGTGGATCGCGGCCACGAGGTCCATCCCGTCGTCGACGGTGATCGTGGGCTCGTGGGCGATGACGGTCTCGATGGCGTCGTAGTACTCCTCGTCGTCGACGCCGCGTCTGGCGTAGCTGGTGATGTTCTCGTGTGCGTCGAGCGCCGCCGAGACGTCGTCGTGCGTCGACAGCGGGTTACAGCCGGTGACGGCGACCTCCGCGCCGCCCTCAGCGAGTGCCTCGACGAGTATCGCCGTCTTGGCCTCGACGTGCATCGCCATCCCGATTCGTTCGCCAGCGAGCGGCTTGTCGGCGACGAACTCCTCGCGTACGTGTTCCATGATCGGCATGTGCTGTGCGGCCCAGTCCATCTTCCGGCGTCCCTCCTCGCGAGCGGACGCGACGTCGTCCAGTTGCTCGCTGATCGGAGGATACTCGGTGTCGGTCATGGGTCGACTGAGAGGGACCGAGGCCAAAACGCTACCGAACCGTTCCGGAGAGCGGCCTCGAGCGGTGAAAACGGGTGACGAAACAGGGCGGCAAAACGGTGGTGGGTGGAAACTACGTGTCTGATCGAACGCGGTCGTGTCGCGTTACTCGTCGGTCTCGTCGTCGGTCCCGTCAGTATCGTCTCCGCCCGACGGGCCGGCGTAGCTCGGCGGGCCGCCGGACCCGTCGTCGCCTTCGTCACTCGGTCCGCCGGCGTGATTCGGCGGGCCACCCGATTCCGCGCCGGGCCGATCGCCGCCCTCGTCCGGCGGACCCGCGTGTCCCGGCGGTGAACCCGGATTGTGCTCGAGAACGAAATTCGCGATCGAGAGGCTGATCGACTCGGTGGTAGCGTTCTGCTGGCTCGAGGCGAACTCGGAGACGAACGTGCCGAAGATCAGGCCGTCCCCGGGTTCGGTTTCGTTCGTCACCTCGTCACCGGCGGCGGTCAGCGTCGCCGTCGTCGTCGCCGTCTCGTTTCCGGCCGACGCGGTGGCCGAAACCGTGACTCGCTTTGCCGGTGCGGGGAGAGTGACCGTCCCGTTCCCGTCGGTCATGTACGTACCTGTACCCGCATACGTCGCGTTGTCGTCGGTCGTCGTTACGTCGACCGTCGCATCGGCGACCGCCGTGCCGTTCGACGTTACCGTGACGACGGAACTCTCGACGTCCACCGACAGCTCCCCGTCGGCATCCCCATCCTGTGCCAATGCCGCGCCGGCCAACGCGAACGCGGACAGGACGACTGCAGCGACCATCGCGATCGTGAGTAGTCGTCGATCCCTCATCCAGTCGTGACTATCACGGTTTCCTACGTAAATCCGGCCGGCAGTTCTCGGCGTTCACCTCGCTACGAAACCGATCGAGATTCGTTTTGGGAGTTTATCGCGGACTCTGAGCGTTTATTTTTGTTTTTGGAGTGTCGACACGTCGACGGCCCGAGTCCGCGTCTACTCGTCGACGCGAGCGGAAAGCGCCTCGGCCGCCTCGGTCGCTCGCTCCCGCACTGCCGTTTCGTCGAGCGTGAGAACGTCGCGGTCTCGCATGAGGACCCGACCGTCGCAGACGGTGTGGCGGACGTCGGCCGCCGCCGCCGCGTACGCGAGGTGACTGACGAGGTCGTGCTGTGGAGTCAGGTGGGGTCGCTCGAGGTCGATCACCGCGAGATCGGCCGGCGCACCCACCTCGAGACGACCGGACTCGAGGCCGATCGCTGCCGCGCTGCCCCCGGTCAGCATGTCGACGGCGGCCTCGGCGGGCACCGCGCTGGCGTCGTCGGCGGCGAGTTTTCCGAGCATGGCCGCGTCGCGGGCCTCGTCGAGCATCGAGAGGTCGTTGTTCGACGCCGCGCCGTCGGTTCCGAGGCCCACGGTGACGCCGGCCTCGATCATGCGTTGGACGGGTGCCATCCCGCTGGCGAGTTTCATGTTCGACGCCGGGCAGTGAACCACGCCGGTCCCGGCCTCGGCGAGCAGTTCGATTTCGGCGTCGTCGAAGTGGACCCCGTGCGCGACGAAATCCTCCGGTTCGAGCATCCCCAGTTCGGCCGCGTACTCGAGCGGCCGAACCCCGTGCTCGTCGACGATCGGCACGACCTCGGCTTCGGTCTCGTTCGCGTGGTAGTGGACCGGCAGGCCCGCCGCTCGCGCTTCGGGCACGAACTCGCGGAGGTAGTCGCTCCCGACGGTCGTCAGCGAGTGGGGCATGAACGCCGTCGAAATCCGGCCGTCGGCCGCACCGTCGTACTCGCGAGCGATCTCGAGGCTCGTCAGGGCGTCCTCGCGGGCCGCGTCGCCGTCCTTCCCGACGGTGACGATCCCGTGACCCAGGCGGGCGCGGAGGCCGGCCGTCTCGACCGCCGCGACGATCTCGGGGATGTGGAAGTACATGTCCGCGAACGCGGTCGTCCCGGATTTGATCATCTCGAGCAGCCCCAGTTCGGCACCGGCGCGGGCGTCTTCCGGCGTGAGTTCGCCCTCCGCGGGCCAGATGTCCTCCTGTAGCCACGCGTCGAGCGGCTTGTCGTCGGCGTACCCCCGCAGGAGCGTCATCGCGACGTGACAGTGACCGTTGACGAATCCGGGCGTGACCAGCGCGTTCGCGGCCTCGAGCGTCTCGTCGGCGTCGGCCGCGAGTTCGGGGCCGATATCGACGATCTCGCCGCGGGTCCGGTCGACCAGCACGTCAGCAGTCGTCACCGTCAGATCGGGTCCGAGGATCCGCCCCCCGGTGATCGCAAGCGTCGTCATGAACGCAGGGTTCTTCTCCGGCGGCCTTAGCCTGTCGATACCCTGTGGGGGACGAGCCACGGGGTTTAAGGGTTGTTTCGCCAACATGAGCACATGGACAATCGGACCGAGGGCGAGGGAGCGCTGACCGGCGACGGGGGCGGATATCCCCCGCGAGAGGCGCTCGAGGACGCGTGGACCGAACACAGCCGCTACGTCGGATTCGCCGCGGGCCTGTTCGCGGTCGGGATCGTCGTCGGAATCGCCCTCATGGCCGCCGGGTACAACTTGCTCGAGATCATCGAAGAGGCGGTCGGAGAGCCGCTGTTCCCGGATATCAGCGGGCAGAGCAAACTCGAACTCGCGCGCTTTCTGCTCGTGAACAACTCGCGGGCGTTCGTCCTCTCGATACTCGGCGTCCTCACCCTCGGGCTGCTCACGGCCTGGGCGATGCTCTTCAACGGGGTTATCGTCGGCAATATCGGCGCGTTCGTCGCCACGGACGCGGGGATCGGCTACATCCTCGTCGGCTTGCTCCCGCACG encodes the following:
- the hjc gene encoding Holliday junction resolvase Hjc, encoding MSQAKGDRRERELVNALDEAGFAVMRAPASGSATERELPDVLAGDGERFYAIEAKSSSGDPIYLTGEEVEALIYFAQNFGAKPRIGVRFDREDWYFFHPADLHVTDGGNYRVKKETALAEGVDFAEFAGRSEKVTLDEVGDDATETGPDEEIIRVLNAVAQGVMDAEEAAELLD
- a CDS encoding CPBP family intramembrane glutamic endopeptidase; translation: MAAFTRRRTDGPIHSTLVAVGLAIFGIVAQQVTTLPAFLLDPALATAPTETSIASRAAVLILGFVGFFVAGGIYLAVTGRGWSYVDLRWPTRREWRYVLAGIGGGIAFYILISLVVQFLSLPSAENQVSTYIGNDQTMILVMIAIVFVFNAPAEEFLYRNVVQKRLYDAFSRLEAVAIASVIFGLIHFPVYAALSESLLATAVPVAVVMGGAAIFGFLYAKTDNLLVPIAAHAVFNGVQFGLVYIALEYDLETAEQSTSLLADTVGLITAMSLPF
- a CDS encoding PAS domain S-box protein, with the protein product MFTAVAHAIPLAGATAETVAILSSAVGLLSALAGPLEIVGEVLLERIAAAGEASKPGAEVILLGLAARSGSGRANDIEALTGDLRRFVDRVRGDAPIPAPETAESPADGDRRADVEEPIDFTIDRDDEVGQLSEVVDDLADAVRERDCRRARNERYRRDLHRITTDPTLQTETKIRRLLELGRDRLGADTGIVSRIDDSAERAEVEAAVGRHADLEGTTMDLSHIHCQEVVTSDDVLAVSDVGDPGTDDQFSDVEFDVRSYVGGKILVEGDPYGTLCFVSHRPRDEPFTPDETAFVDLMSRCISQTCERHAHVERIRERERRLERAHAFTDDMLDAVDDVVYLLDETGEVCRWNESLCEATGYTDDEVESMHALDFFDEPEHERVMDAITEVFETGDAHIDVPLVTSDGERIPYQFFGSSLETPAGDRVIAGVGRDVSEQQAKERRLERYEAFTNDVLDAVDDVFYIIDDDGYFQRWNETLVDVSGYTDAEIESMRALEFFDEETRPAIRDSFEDAFETGDTRVEAKLRTKSGDRIPYEFIASVLEDPDENPVEVGIGRDITERKEKQRRLRERETHLARTKTMFEQAQRLAKVGAWELDVSEEPSDLRWSDEVRRIHGVSPDEEIDVERAIEFYHPDDRPTVREAVERGLEDGEPFDLELRIVTTDGDLRWIRTIGEPLCEGGEGGHEPSDDGETVRLCGAFQDITERKERERELERAETIIQTLDELVYTIDADGCFTFLNDAVTSVVGYEPEELIGEHVSKVMVQDDIETAQDRIRELLRADVPSETFEMVIETEDGTVIDVENHMAVLPSANGEFTGTAGVARNVTERKERERRLKTTSARLEALFENSPDMIDVLDTEGTIVDANRRLADELGYAADELVGTSIWEYDTLFDADEVLAMLEDLSVGDRRKFEGTYQRRDGSTFPVEIHLICIELENENRFIAISRDITERKERERDLRETKRRLELALEGTNTGVWEWDLETDAVTWNETYEGLLGLDPGSFGGTWEAFKSRVHPDDVSRVVETVTRNIENDELFQTEFRLRHEDGHWVWVGARGRVVDADGGRRMVGINNDISQRKEHERDLERTTELLRQAERLAGMGGWELDESGDSRTVTLTDGLRRLFEFGPDEDVDFDRAFSLTHPDDQPAVHEVVESALEDGESYEIEHRLRTTRGDERWVRSIGEPLVLDDEGRRLPCSRTSSGTDEVVGIRGTVQDITAHKERELALETLHRVARDLLGSDSEREVAELVVETATDILEASGVAVYRLDSDVNRLDPVAYTDGFETLSDGAPSVAVGDADSVLWNTYVTGAGTVVDEPASFDRSRVFGSDVESGVVVPIGDHGVFTVASGRGPIGAEARRLIETLVATTEAALDRLESEASLREREVELEERNRRLNRQIATTELIRRIDQLLIGADNREEIERTVPERLVEADDIAFAWIGSLDASGTQLEPRTWAGDGQEYLGDVSLSYDASSEPAVRTARTETPTVVSNVVEGLQNDPWRRDALDRGFQSVISVPLSHAEYSYGVLTVYADDPDAFADLEQTVVTELGEGIANAITEVKTREALHAETLLELTLRIDGSADLLSRIASKTGARVTYDGLGTHTGDETLLFFETSGVPSEDVRTALDDIVSVTEYRLISDADGDCRFEATVAGDTIASRLVRHGGSPRSMHADGERLEVAVDVPTGTDVREFVEMLREQYASVELQARRHVERSMGTRSELVTSLFDVLTDRQLEVLRTAYFAGFFDWPRESTGEEIADMLEVTQPTVNRHLRVGQQRLLAQLFETEQPTPAD
- a CDS encoding HalOD1 output domain-containing protein encodes the protein MTSTTLDYHHDSISLRVIDAIANATNTDPHELDPLYYVVDPEALDQLFQSDTSTSVRVEFEYDGRLVEVRSDGTVAVDGTVHGRA
- a CDS encoding PAS domain-containing protein, which encodes MLIPPPASTRTERTPPAELRLLAVATGRRRDHLETTLEDAGFGDDDSPRSLETTATLADARTRFGEIDCLVVAPPTAPIDEDAPEAESASRDERGDGDEPVAELLESIRASAPDLPIIVLANERSPELADAVRSHDLTAVLERDDVSDHLERRARDLVEHRRLAALTRRTLAGLEFTGGAIAIVGPDGRIQFASRVFAMQFGYDRDSLPGLPWRDLFTDAAVAHLESTAIPTVAEGWRWTGNSTGRRKTGSTFPAQLSVDGLEDGSLIFVVTESAGDDSER
- a CDS encoding adenosylhomocysteinase — protein: MTDTEYPPISEQLDDVASAREEGRRKMDWAAQHMPIMEHVREEFVADKPLAGERIGMAMHVEAKTAILVEALAEGGAEVAVTGCNPLSTHDDVSAALDAHENITSYARRGVDDEEYYDAIETVIAHEPTITVDDGMDLVAAIHEDYPELIDGIIGGAEETTTGVHRLRAMDDDGALEYPVFAVNDTPMKRLFDNVHGTGESSLASIAMTTNLSWAGKNVVVAGYGYCGKGVAKKAAGQNANVVVTEVEPRRALEAHMEGYDVMPMDEAAEIGDVFLTTTGNRDVIVAEHFEKMKDGVLLANAGHFDIEIDLEALDDLAVDRYEAREGVEAYELADGRRLNVIAEGRLVNLAAPVSLGHPVEVMDQSFGVQAVCVRELLENGDIYESGVYDVPDELDKEIAEIKLEAEGVDFDSLTDAQRDYMGSWDHGT